The genomic stretch CGGCCAACTGCGCGCCCGCCACCAGGCCCAGCGACACGGCTTCCGCGCCGGTAATAGTGCGATAGAGCCCCGGCTCGCTTTGGACCGGCGGCATTTCCATCTGCCGCATCGGGCCGGACAGCTCCGCCGTTTCGCCGAAAGCATGGCCCGCATCTAGCGCCGCGATATTGGCGTCGGCAATGTCGGGCTTGGATTTGAACTTGGCCTTCAGCCAGTCGTGGATCGGCTTTCTCGGCCGGCCGAACATCCACAGCGCGAGGCCCAGCGTCCACATATTCTTGGAGCGCAGCGCATCCTTGTTGCCGAGGCCGAAGGGCTTGACCGCCTCGATCGTCTTCTCGCTGATGTCGAAGGCCAGCACGTCGAATTTGGCGAGACTGTCGTCCTCCAGCGGATTGGCTTCGTAATGCGCCTTGTCGAGATTGCGCTTCGTAAAGGCACCGGTGTCGGCGATGATCAGGCCGCCGGGCTTCAGCGCCGCGAGGTTCACCTTCAGCGCCGCCGGGTTCATCGCCACCAGCACATCGGGCGCATCGCCCGCCGTGTTGATCTGCCGGCTGCCGAAGTTGATCTGGAAGGCAGACACACCGAATAGCGTGCCCTGCGGCGCGCGGATTTCGGCAGGAAAATCGGGGAAGGTCGCAAGGTCGTTGCCCGCCAGCGCGGTCGACAACGTGAACTGGCCTCCCGTCAGCTGCATCCCGTCACCCGAGTCCCCGGCGAAGCGGACGACGATGGCATCGGGGGTGGAGGACGCGGAGTCCTGCGGCGTGGTGGCGGCTGTTGCCATCCGTAAATCCTTGTCTGGCACGCATGATCCGCGTGCCTTTTCCATTGGGGAGCCGCACCTAGGAGGCACCCTATCCTCTCGCAATCAAGATTCTCTGCTAGCGAGAAAATGCACGGTGGAAAAGCGCAGCCGATACGGTAAGTCTCGAAACGCAACGAGAATGGGAGAGAGATGATGGCAGACACCGAACACTATGTCCGCGACGATGTGCGGGGCTTCCTCGACATGCTGGAACAGATGGGCGGACAGAGCGTGGAAGAAGTCGGCGCGATCGAGGGTCGCCAACAGATGAAAGCGCTGGGCGCCGTGGCCGAGAGCGAGCCGCGCAAGCTGGCAGTAATCAAGGACCTGACCTGTCCCGGGCCAGCGGGCGAAATCCCGCTGCGCTTCTACGACACGAAGGAAAGCCGCGAGGCCGGCCCTTGCGTGATCTTCATCCATGGCGGCGGCTTCGTGATCGGCGATCTCGACGTGTATCACGCCCTGTGCAGCGAGATCTCGCATCACCTCGACCTGCCAGTGGTGTCGGTCGACTATCGCCTCGCCCCCGAACACACCTTCCCAGCCGCCCCCGACGATTGCGAAGCGGCGGCCCGCTGGGTCGCCTCATCGCCCGCCGAGCTCGGCCGTGAGATCACCGGGCTGGTCATCACCGGGGACAGCGCGGGCGGAAACCTGACCATCGTCACTACCAACCAGCTGATGAACGAGCCGGCGGATGCGCCGGTGATCGTGCAGGCCCCGATCTATCCGGTGGCGAGCGACGTATCGCAGCACTCCAGCCTTGCCGCCTTCGCGGAAGGCTTTCTGCTGACCGGCGCGGCGATGAGCTGGTTTACCGAGCAATATGGCGGCGACGCCAACGATCCGCGCCACACGCCGATGGTCGGCGACTGCTCGAACACGCCGCCGACCGTGGTCTGCACGGCGGGCCTCGATCCCTTGCGCGATAGCGGCCGTGAATACGCCTCACACCTGGTCGGTCTGGGAACCGAAGTCGTCTATCTCGAATTTCCAGGAATCATTCACGGTTTCACAACCCTGCGGAAGGCAATCCCGAGCGGACAACGCGATCTGGAAGCCTTTCTCGACGCGACCAAACTGATGGTGGAGCGCTACAAGTGAACGAACCGCTTGCATACCGGCCCTGCGTGGGTGTGATGCTGGTGAATGCCCAAGGCAAGGTCTTCGTGGGCCGCCGCATCGACAACAAGGAAGGCGATTGGTGGCAGATGCCGCAGGGCGGCGTCGACGAGGGCGAGGATCTGCAGGAAGCGGCCTTTCGCGAACTGGCCGAGGAAACCGGCGTGCGCGCAGAGCACGTCACCCTGCTCGACAGCACGAAAGAACCGATCCGTTACGACCTGCCCGAGGAACTCATGGGCAAGCTGTGGGGCGGCAAATATCGCGGGCAGGAGCAGGTCTGGTATCTCGCCCGCTTCTCCGGAACCGACGCCGACGTCGACCTCGAAGCGCACGATCCACCCGAGTTCTGCGATTGGAAATGGGCCGATCCGGAAGACCTGCCGGAGCTGATCGTGCCGTTCAAGAAGCGCGTCTACCGCGCGGTGCTGGACGCGTTTCGGGAACTCGTCTGAGCGTCAATTAGCCGGCGGTCAGTTAGACTGCGGCTGCGGCTCCAAAGTGATCGTCGCCTCGGCCGTCTGCACCGCCTGCTTCGGGCCGATCGCCAATGCGGCGGCGAGTTGCTGCGTTTCGGGGCAGCTCTTGCCGCAGGCCGATTCCAGCCGCGCGAGATTGGCGCGGGCCTTTTCCAGCGCGCCCTTTTCGAGCAGCGCCTCGCCCTCGCCCGACATCGCAGCGTAATTGCGCGGTTCACGGTTCAGCACTTCGCGATAGTAGCGGATGGCCTTGCCCTGCATCTCGTCCGCACGGGCAGCTTCGGCGAGACGCAGGTAAAGCGGCGTGTAGCCCGGATCGACGACCAACGCGGCCTCGTAGGCATCGATGGCGCCCTGGACGTCGCCGCCCTGCAGCGCGGTCTGCCCCTCTGCAATCAGCATGGCCGCGCGCGGATCGGGATCGCGCTCCGCACTCCAACCCACGCTGGCCGTCATGGCGAGAGCCAGGGAAAGGGCAGCGGCGGCTGGGGCAAAGCGCATTATCGTCTCCATCGGGGATCGGCGTGCAGGGGCTGACGGTTCGGCCATGACACGCGTGGTATCATGCCCTTCCTGCACAGGCGATGAAAAATCCGTCGGTTCCATCGTGATACGGTGTGAGCCGAACCCCGTTCCCGCGCGGGCGACCGGCAGGCAGCGCCGGAGGCTGAGCTTCGAGATCATCGTCCCGCGCCAGGAAGGCCTCGAACTGGTCCGCCCCCTCCTCATCCAGCAGCGAGCAGGTGACATAGACGATACGTCCGCCGGGCCGCACGAGCTCTCGCGCCAGATCGAGCAGATAGGACTGCACTTCGGCGAGACGCGCCAGCTCCGCCTCGTCCAGCCGCCAGCGCGCTTCGGGATTGCGCCGCCATGTCCCCGTCCCAGAGCACGGTGCATCGACCAGCACCGCATCGGCCTTGCCCATCAGATCGGACAGCGCTTCGCGCTCCTTCTTCGGGTCGAGCAGGCGGGTTTCGATGTTGGTCACGCCCGCCCGCTCCGCCCGCGGACCAAGGCGCGACAGGCGGTTGCGATCGGTATCGGCGGCGACGAGCGTGCCGAGATTGTCCATCGTCGCAGCGAGCGCAAGAGTCTTGCCGCCCGCCCCGGCGCACAGGTCGATCACCGTCTCGCCCGGCTGCGCGCCTACCGCGAGGCAGGCGATCTGCGAGCCCGTATCCTGTACTTCGATCCGTCCGTCGCGGAACGCCTCCCATTGTTCGACCGGCGTGCCGGGTTCGAGCCGCAGGCCGTTCGGCGCATCGGTGGGGTGGCTTTCGACCGGCAGCTGCAAACTCGCGCGATCGGCCTTGAGTGTGTTTACCCGCAGGTCGAGCGGAGCGCGGTCGAGCAGCGCTGCGGCTTCGTCACCCGCGATCTGCGAGGCGGCGAGCTTCCGCTCCAGCCATTCGGGCGCGATCCCGCCCTCTGCTGCCGCCTCATCGGCACCGAGCGCGGACGGTCCATATTTCGACCCGTCGAACAGCGGCGCGATAGCCGGGTCGGTTTCGGCAAGACGCAGCATGGCCGCCCTGCCCGTCTCCGGCACCGGTCCGCAGGCGCGAATGGCGCCGAACACCAGCTCGCGGATGGCGCGGCGGTCCTTCGACCCGGCAAAGCGGTTATTGCGGAACCATTCCGCCAGAATGCGGTCAGCCGGCGCGCCTTTCGCACGCGCAGAAGCGATGATCGCGTCGAGCAGTTCGATAGCGGTCTGGACCCGCGCGGCAGGCGTCATGTCGCGGTCCGGCGATCAGCGCGTCGGATAGTTCGGTGCCTCGCGGGTGATCGACACGTCGTGGACGTGGCTCTCGGTCAGACCGGCGTTGGTGATACGCACGAATTTCGCTCGCTTGAGTTCCTCGATGGTGGCGCTGCCAGTATAGCCCATCGCCGCCTTGATCCCGCCGACGAGTTGGTGGACGACGGCGCTCGCAGGCCCCTTGTACGGCACCTGCCCCTCTATGCCTTCGGGCACCAGCTTCTGCTGGCTGACGTCGGCCTGGAAATAGCGGTCGGCGCTGCCACGCGCCATCGCGCCGACGCTGCCCATCCCGCGATAAGCCTTGTAACTGCGGCCCTGATATATGAAGGTTTCGCCCGGTGCTTCCTCGGTACCCGCCAACATCGATCCGATCATGATGGTGGAGGCCCCGGCGGCAAGCGCCTTGGCCGCATCGCCGCTGGTCCGCAGGCCGCCGTCGGCAATCGCCGGGACGCCATGCTTTGCAGCTTCCTCGACGCAGTCCATGATCGCGGTGAGCTGCGGCACGCCAACGCCTGCGACCACGCGCGTGGTGCAGATCGAACCCGGCCCGATGCCGACCTTCACGGCATCGGCGCCCGCGCCGGCCAGTGCCTTGGCAGCCTCGCCCGTCGCGATATTGCCGGCGATGACCTGCACGCTGTTCGACAGTTTCTTCACCCGCTCGACCGAGCGCGCGACATCCTTGTTATGGCCATGCGCGGTGTCGATGACGACCACATCCACCCCGGCATCGATCAGCACCTCGGTCCGCTCGAAGCCCTTGTCGCCCACAGTCGTCGCCGCGGCGACGCGCAGGCGGCCCTGCTCGTCCTTCGTCGCTTCGGGATAGGCGACCGCCTTCTCGATATCCTTGACCGTGATCAGGCCGACGCAGCGGCCGCTGTCGTCGACGACCAGCAGCTTCTCGATCCGGCGCTGGTGCAGCAGCTTGCGCGCCTCGTCCTGCCCGGTGCCGAGCGGCACGGTGGCGAGGTTGTCGGTGGTCATCAGTTCCTTGACCGGTTGCTGCGCATTTTCAGCAAAGCGAACGTCGCGATTGGTCAGAATGCCCACGAGCTTGCCGCCGCGGTCGGTCACGGGAATGCCGCTGATGCGGTTCTTCGCCATGATGTCCTGCGCCTCGCCCAACGTGGCGTCGGGATTGATGGTGATCGGATTGACCACCATGCCGCTTTCATAGCGCTTTACCGCGCGCACGGCAGCAGCCTGGTCCTCGACCTCGAAATTGCGGTGGAGCACGCCGATCCCGCCCAGCTGCGCCATGGCGATCGCCATATCCGCCTCGGTCACCGTATCCATCGCACTGGAGATGACCGGGATACTGAGCCCGATCTCGCGGGTCAGCTGCGTGGCGGTCTTGGCCATCGACGGCAGGATTTCGCTCTCCGCCGGGACCAGCAGGACGTCGTCGAAAGTAAGGCCGAGGGGGATGTCGAAATTTGCCACGTGGAGAATCGCCTGCCGGGAGGAATGTGGCGGCCCATGTAACGACGGATAGGGGCTGGCGCTAGTGTCTCACTCCGCCGTCCAACCGCCGTCGACGCTCCAGTTCGCGCCGTTCACATTCTGCGCCTCGTCGCGGCACAGGAATGCAGCGAGTGCGCCGACTTCTTCGGGCTGGACGAATTTCTTCGTCGCCTGTTTCACCAGCAGCACGTCGTTGATGACCTCTTCGCGGGACAGGCCGCGAGCCTTCATCGTGTCGGGGATCTGGCCCTCGATCAGCGGGGTCCAGACATAGCCGGGGCTGATGCAATTGGCGGTCACGCCGTGCTCGGCGAGTTCGAGGGCGATGGTCTTGGTGAAGCCCGCGATGCCGTGCTTGCTGGCATTATATGCGCTCTTGAACGGGCTCGCGACCTTTGAATGTGCGCTGGCGGTGTTGATGATCCGCCCCCAGCCCTTCGCCTTCATTCCGGGTACGGCCAGCCGCGTCGTGTGGAATGCGGCGGTGAGATTCAACGCGATGATGAGGTTCCACTTGTCGACCGGGAAGTCCTCTACCGGCGAGACATGCTGGACACCTGCATTGTTGACGAGGATGTCGATTGCGCCCGCATCGGCCATCATCGCTTCTACCGCGGCGACATCGGTCAGGTCCGCTCCGTAATGCGCCGCGTCGCCCAGTTCCTCGCGCAAGGTCGCAATCTCCCTCTCGTCGCCGAAACCGTTGAGGATCACCTCCGCCCCTTCGCCATGCAGCGCCCGCGCGATGGCCAGGCCAATTCCGCTGGTCGATCCGGTGACGAGCGCGCGCTTACCTTGAAGAAACATTTGAGCCTCCGGGCGTTATAGTGACAATGCGACGGCCATCGCGCACAAGGGGTGCGCTGTAAAGCGGCCAGACAATGGGGGAAGCGATGCGTCTCAATCCGTTCGATACCAGCAAGATCGATGTGGGCAGCGCCGGGGGCGGCGTCGGCAAGGCTGGCGGCCTTGGTTGCGGCACTATCATCATCGCAGCGCTTGGGTATTTCGTGTTCGGTCTCGATCCGATGCAGACCGCAGCAACCGTCGAAAGCGTCCAGCAGAGCCAGGCCTCGCAAGAGCCGGGTACGCAGGACGAACAGGCGCTCTGCACGTCGAACCAATACGCCACCGAAACCTGCAATGCATTGCTTTCGCTGAACGAAACCTGGGCGCGGACTTTCCAGGAGCAAGGCTTCGGTGAGAGGTTTCAGGAACCCGGCTTGCGTTTTGCCAGCGGACGTTTTCAGACCGAGTGCGGTCCTGCGTCCAGCGGAATGGGTCCGTTCTACTGCCCCGCTGATCAGCGCATATATATCGACACGAGCTTTTATGACCAACTGGCGCAGATGGCGGGCAACGAGGGTGACTTCGCACGTCTCTATGTCGTTGCGCACGAATACGGCCACCACATCCAGACCATCACTGGCATCTCCGGACAGATCCGCAGTGCGCAACAGCAGAACCCGCGCCGGGCAAACCAGCTCAGCGTGCTGATGGAATTGCAGGCCGATTGCTATGCCGGCGTCTGGGCTGGAAAGAACCGCAATCTCATCGAGCCGGGCGATATCGAGGAAGGCATGCAGGCCGCGGCCGCGATCGGCGACGACCGGCTGACCGGCGGGCGTGTGTCGAGCGACAACTTCACACACGGCACCAGCCGCCAGCGCAGCGAGGCTCTACGGCTCGGGCTGCAGGGCGACGACCGCGCCTGCGACAACATCACCAACGTCGGCTGACGTCGCGAAAAAGGCGGCCATCGGGAATACGATGGCCGCCTCCAGCTCGTTCTCACGAACCTTTAGCGAGAGAGTTCGGCAATCTCACGGTCGAGGTCGCGCAGCACCTCGCGGCGCGTTTCGGCGGAAAGGTTGGTGCTGTGGGCAATCCCTGCCCGCGCCTGCTTCAGCGCCTTGAGAGCCAAACGGTCGCCGGCCGTCTCGCAGATATACATCGTCACACGGCCGTCGCGGCCCTCGATGCTGGTCACCGGCGCATCGGGATAGCGGCAGGATTCCACCACTTCGGGAACGTGCCGCATGGCCAGCTCGACCGATTTCTCGATCTCTTTGATCTCGGCATCGCTCATCGCATAGGCGTGCGCTTCGGCGCGGTCCTGCCGCGCGACGGCATGCTGCACGCGGCCTTCCGCCCACTGGACGCGGCCCTCGGCCCACTGCTTGCGACCCTCGGCATAGGCGACGCGTCCGCGCGCCCACTCCTTGCGGCCCTCTGCCCGTTCTTGACGAGCCTCGAGGCGAGCTTCGCGGAGCTCCTCCTGCTGCTGTTCGCGCCACTCGCGGCGCTGCTCCTGGCGCTCCAAGCGCTGCTCGCGCAGCTCTTCGCGCAATTCCTCGCGCTCGTCCGCGCTCCATCCCTCTGGTGGTGCAGGCGGCTCGGGTGCCAGCGGAGCTTCCGGCGGCAGAGCCGCTTGCGGCACCGGGGGAGCCAGCGGCATTTCCGGCAGGAGCGCGGCGACAGCTTCTTCGTCTTCGGCAGGTGCTGCGACTGCAGCCGAATAGCCGATCGTTGCTGTCATCGGCAGCGCCAGCAACGAAGCGGCGATGGCGGAGCGCGCAACCATGCGGCGGCGGTTCGATACGTCTTCCATGGACAAATTCCTCAAACGGTGAATGATGGATTTGTCCCCCAAAACCGGGCACGCCATCGGGGCAGCAAGCGCGGGGCGCGGGGCTGCCTGCGGA from Qipengyuania profundimaris encodes the following:
- the guaB gene encoding IMP dehydrogenase, giving the protein MANFDIPLGLTFDDVLLVPAESEILPSMAKTATQLTREIGLSIPVISSAMDTVTEADMAIAMAQLGGIGVLHRNFEVEDQAAAVRAVKRYESGMVVNPITINPDATLGEAQDIMAKNRISGIPVTDRGGKLVGILTNRDVRFAENAQQPVKELMTTDNLATVPLGTGQDEARKLLHQRRIEKLLVVDDSGRCVGLITVKDIEKAVAYPEATKDEQGRLRVAAATTVGDKGFERTEVLIDAGVDVVVIDTAHGHNKDVARSVERVKKLSNSVQVIAGNIATGEAAKALAGAGADAVKVGIGPGSICTTRVVAGVGVPQLTAIMDCVEEAAKHGVPAIADGGLRTSGDAAKALAAGASTIMIGSMLAGTEEAPGETFIYQGRSYKAYRGMGSVGAMARGSADRYFQADVSQQKLVPEGIEGQVPYKGPASAVVHQLVGGIKAAMGYTGSATIEELKRAKFVRITNAGLTESHVHDVSITREAPNYPTR
- a CDS encoding RNA pyrophosphohydrolase, which produces MLVNAQGKVFVGRRIDNKEGDWWQMPQGGVDEGEDLQEAAFRELAEETGVRAEHVTLLDSTKEPIRYDLPEELMGKLWGGKYRGQEQVWYLARFSGTDADVDLEAHDPPEFCDWKWADPEDLPELIVPFKKRVYRAVLDAFRELV
- a CDS encoding alpha/beta hydrolase; protein product: MADTEHYVRDDVRGFLDMLEQMGGQSVEEVGAIEGRQQMKALGAVAESEPRKLAVIKDLTCPGPAGEIPLRFYDTKESREAGPCVIFIHGGGFVIGDLDVYHALCSEISHHLDLPVVSVDYRLAPEHTFPAAPDDCEAAARWVASSPAELGREITGLVITGDSAGGNLTIVTTNQLMNEPADAPVIVQAPIYPVASDVSQHSSLAAFAEGFLLTGAAMSWFTEQYGGDANDPRHTPMVGDCSNTPPTVVCTAGLDPLRDSGREYASHLVGLGTEVVYLEFPGIIHGFTTLRKAIPSGQRDLEAFLDATKLMVERYK
- a CDS encoding RsmB/NOP family class I SAM-dependent RNA methyltransferase produces the protein MTPAARVQTAIELLDAIIASARAKGAPADRILAEWFRNNRFAGSKDRRAIRELVFGAIRACGPVPETGRAAMLRLAETDPAIAPLFDGSKYGPSALGADEAAAEGGIAPEWLERKLAASQIAGDEAAALLDRAPLDLRVNTLKADRASLQLPVESHPTDAPNGLRLEPGTPVEQWEAFRDGRIEVQDTGSQIACLAVGAQPGETVIDLCAGAGGKTLALAATMDNLGTLVAADTDRNRLSRLGPRAERAGVTNIETRLLDPKKEREALSDLMGKADAVLVDAPCSGTGTWRRNPEARWRLDEAELARLAEVQSYLLDLARELVRPGGRIVYVTCSLLDEEGADQFEAFLARDDDLEAQPPALPAGRPRGNGVRLTPYHDGTDGFFIACAGRA
- a CDS encoding M56 family metallopeptidase; its protein translation is MTELLREYWDWFLLDTLLWTGALIALVLLVRRPVARHLGAGAAYALWALPALRLVIPPMTLPAWMAPTTPAPAAEPMAFEPGIAAEPQFAAFTPAEMVAPLHSLPEPTDFMTPLALIWLLGASIFLVRRFWLYARLREELLEDAVPVGEVGKIRLVETPAISGPLAFGVLDKVIALPSGFMTARDRIARDLAIEHELAHHRGHDLLANILLQPLFAAHWFNPLGYMGWTALRRDQEAACDGRVVAARPREERAVYAGVIADFARRPQAAPRPALAAPMACPVLGDKSIIHRLRNLSMEDVSNRRRMVARSAIAASLLALPMTATIGYSAAVAAPAEDEEAVAALLPEMPLAPPVPQAALPPEAPLAPEPPAPPEGWSADEREELREELREQRLERQEQRREWREQQQEELREARLEARQERAEGRKEWARGRVAYAEGRKQWAEGRVQWAEGRVQHAVARQDRAEAHAYAMSDAEIKEIEKSVELAMRHVPEVVESCRYPDAPVTSIEGRDGRVTMYICETAGDRLALKALKQARAGIAHSTNLSAETRREVLRDLDREIAELSR
- a CDS encoding 3-hydroxybutyrate dehydrogenase; protein product: MFLQGKRALVTGSTSGIGLAIARALHGEGAEVILNGFGDEREIATLREELGDAAHYGADLTDVAAVEAMMADAGAIDILVNNAGVQHVSPVEDFPVDKWNLIIALNLTAAFHTTRLAVPGMKAKGWGRIINTASAHSKVASPFKSAYNASKHGIAGFTKTIALELAEHGVTANCISPGYVWTPLIEGQIPDTMKARGLSREEVINDVLLVKQATKKFVQPEEVGALAAFLCRDEAQNVNGANWSVDGGWTAE
- the ypfJ gene encoding KPN_02809 family neutral zinc metallopeptidase gives rise to the protein MRLNPFDTSKIDVGSAGGGVGKAGGLGCGTIIIAALGYFVFGLDPMQTAATVESVQQSQASQEPGTQDEQALCTSNQYATETCNALLSLNETWARTFQEQGFGERFQEPGLRFASGRFQTECGPASSGMGPFYCPADQRIYIDTSFYDQLAQMAGNEGDFARLYVVAHEYGHHIQTITGISGQIRSAQQQNPRRANQLSVLMELQADCYAGVWAGKNRNLIEPGDIEEGMQAAAAIGDDRLTGGRVSSDNFTHGTSRQRSEALRLGLQGDDRACDNITNVG